The genomic segment TAGGTTTAGGTTGGTTTTTCATAAAATTGATATTGCTAATTGACAGAATTGAGGCTTCTTTTTTCACTTAAAAAAGAAGCCTTATTAATCCTGTCGATGGTCTTTATTTCTCGATTGGAATAATCGAAATGGCATATCCGCCAGCTGCGGCACAGAATTGCGCTAAGTTATCTTTGTGGGTAACCTTAATTTTTTTTACTGTATAGGCTTGCGGTTTTGTTTTAAAGTTTGCGTCCGGTGCATCCGCATAAATAGTAGCCAAATAGGTCCTCCCTGCATCCAGAAAATCAAATTTTATCTTAGATGTTCTGCTGTCATTTCCATTGACACTCCCCAAAAACCATTTGTCGGTATTTTTTTCTTTGCGCGCTACTGTAATATATTGTCCCGGCTCCGCTTCTAAGTATTTACTGTCATCCCAATCGATCCCAACATCTTTAATGAATTGAAAAGCATCCGGAAAACGATCATAATTCTCTGGAAAATCTGCCGCCATCTGCAATGGACTATACATCGTTACATATAAGGCTAATTGATTGGCTAAGGTGCTGTTTAGATGGGCTCCATTCGGTAGATTCATTTCAAAAATACCTGGTGTATAATCCATGGGACCACCGATTAACCTGGTGAAAGGAAGGATAGTAACATGATTGAGCGCATTGCCGCCAAAGGCTTGATATTCTGTTCCACGAGCGGACTCATTACCGATCATGTTGGGCCAAGTACGGGCAATACCGGTAGGGCGAACCGCTTCATGTGCATTGACCATGATTTGGTACCGAGCCGCTTTTTCTATCACAAATTGATAATGATTATTAGTCGATTGACTATAATGATGTTCTCCTAAGGGTAATATCTGACCAACATATCCGGTTTTAACTGCATTATAACCATATTGTTTCATCAGTTTGAATGCAGTATCGATATGACGTTCATAATTACGAACAGACCCCGATGTCTCATGGTGCATGATAAGTTTTACTCCTTTTGAATGCGCATATTCATTCAGGTTCTTTAGATTAAAATCCGGATAAGGCGTTACAAAATCAAACACATAATCCTTGCCATGGCCAAACCAATCCTCCCACCCTATGTTCCAACCTTCGACCAGTACGCCGTCAAATCCATGTTTTGCGGCAAAGTCAATATACTTTTTAACATTACTTGTTGTCGCTCCATGTGTACCATTAGGCTTTGATTTTGTAAAATCAGTCTTTCCCAACTGAACGGAAGGAAAGTCATTGGTATACGACCAGGTATTCTTACCCGTAATCATTTCCCACCAGACACCAACATATTTCGTGGGTTTGATCCAAGATGTATTTTCAATTCTGTTAGGCTCGTTCAGATTGTAAGTCATTTTTGAAGCCAGTATGTCACGTGCATCGTCACTAACGATAATTGTTCTCCAGGGCGATGTATAGGGGGCTTGCAAACGTCCTTTGTCACCGTGTACATCAGGTGTTAACCATGATTGAAAAGTGAAATTTTTCCCATCGAAATTCAAATGCATAGTAGGATAATCAATACAGGCTGCTTCGTGAAGGTTGATATATAGTCCCTCTTTGCTTTTTAACATCAACGAGGTTTGAACTCCTGTCGGAGAAAATAAAGTTTGGGAAACGTTGCCTTCTTCGTAAGCACTTTTCATCAAGCCTTTTATCTCTGAAAGTTTTGATGTTGTATAATTATATTCCTGTGTATCGTAATCGCCTGGAATCCAAAAAGCCGTATGATCTCCAGTCATCGCAAATTGGGAATACTCCTCCTGAATGGTAAAATAAATCAGATTTTTCTGTTGTGGAAATTCGTAGCGGAAACCTAAACCATCATCAAAAAGACGAAAGCGGATCTTCATGTTCCGATCTGTTGCTTTTTGAATTAATGTAATTTCCAATTCATTATAATGATTCCTGACGAATTTAGTCTCGCCCCAAACAGGCTGCCAGGTCTCATCAAAAGTAGTTCTTTCCGTTCCTGCGATTTCAAAACCGCTGAATAATGACTCATATTGTTTTTTCTTTGCTGCACTATCTGGTCCGTTAAATGTGGTGGTGGTATTCATGTCAGATTTTAGGGCTAGCCCCAATCGGCTGGGATTAATCACACTTTTACCTTTGTATCGCAATTCATAGCTTGGTTCACCATTTGGGGTCAACGCAAAATCCATTATAAAATTACCATTTGGAGATTCTAGCTGCTGGGCATTCGCCTGAAAGCCCAAACAAGCTAGAAAAACAAAGAATAAGAAATTTATTTTTTTCATTAGCTGTATGTTTGTACTATTTTAAAATTCGCATCGATTGGTGAAACCAATTGAATGATCGAAGCAAGATAACGTGGGATATCCGTTCCAGCCGTTTGGCGCAGCATCTCCTACCACCAAAGTACGATGCATACGCCACCCGGACCGGACTACTTGCATATCTTCTTATCACTGCTCGATATTCTTCAACTAATTGGTCATTCCTTAAGCTTCTTGAACATTTCCAAATCTAGAGAAACATTCATATCAGGAAAAGACTACCAATAGAAAATATAAACGAGAAAAATAGTTAATACACTATACAACAACACTTTAAGGTAATACCCGGCATTGAAAAATATAAACAGCTTTTCAGGAATTTATTGGCAAAATGAGTTATTCAGAAGCTAAACGAGTAAGAAAATCTGCAACCTCGTTATGATAAAATCGACCAATGGGCAATTGTTTATCACGGATATGTACATGCTTGTTACCAAAACTTGTGATTTTATTTATAGCTACTAAGAATGAACGATGGATTCTAAGGAATGTGCCTTCAGGTAGGCGATCCTGCATGTCAGTAATAGAT from the Sphingobacterium thalpophilum genome contains:
- a CDS encoding glycoside hydrolase family 97 protein, whose protein sequence is MKKINFLFFVFLACLGFQANAQQLESPNGNFIMDFALTPNGEPSYELRYKGKSVINPSRLGLALKSDMNTTTTFNGPDSAAKKKQYESLFSGFEIAGTERTTFDETWQPVWGETKFVRNHYNELEITLIQKATDRNMKIRFRLFDDGLGFRYEFPQQKNLIYFTIQEEYSQFAMTGDHTAFWIPGDYDTQEYNYTTSKLSEIKGLMKSAYEEGNVSQTLFSPTGVQTSLMLKSKEGLYINLHEAACIDYPTMHLNFDGKNFTFQSWLTPDVHGDKGRLQAPYTSPWRTIIVSDDARDILASKMTYNLNEPNRIENTSWIKPTKYVGVWWEMITGKNTWSYTNDFPSVQLGKTDFTKSKPNGTHGATTSNVKKYIDFAAKHGFDGVLVEGWNIGWEDWFGHGKDYVFDFVTPYPDFNLKNLNEYAHSKGVKLIMHHETSGSVRNYERHIDTAFKLMKQYGYNAVKTGYVGQILPLGEHHYSQSTNNHYQFVIEKAARYQIMVNAHEAVRPTGIARTWPNMIGNESARGTEYQAFGGNALNHVTILPFTRLIGGPMDYTPGIFEMNLPNGAHLNSTLANQLALYVTMYSPLQMAADFPENYDRFPDAFQFIKDVGIDWDDSKYLEAEPGQYITVARKEKNTDKWFLGSVNGNDSRTSKIKFDFLDAGRTYLATIYADAPDANFKTKPQAYTVKKIKVTHKDNLAQFCAAAGGYAISIIPIEK